AGTGGCCGCGGGTGTAGAAGTCCTTCGCCTCGAGCGCCTCGGCGAGCGAGAATAGGATCGACTCGCTGGTGTCCAGGTCGTCGTGCATGAGCTTCATGCGCAGCAGAGACTTGATGCGGGTCATGAGCTCCAGCTTGTTGATCGGCTTCACCAGGAAGTCGTCTGCGCCGAGTTCTATCGCGCGGAGCTTGTCCTCCTGCTCGGCGAGGGCGGTGATCACGATGATCGGGATGAAGCGCGTCTGTTTGCTCTCGCGTATGCGCTTTATGATCTCGAAGCCCGAGACCCTGGGCATCATGAGGTCCAAAAGGATCAGGTCCGGCGGCTCCCGCCGTATCTTTTGCAGCGCCTCCTCGCCGTCTGAGGCGCTGTCGAGCAGGTACGGGTAGGGCTTGAGCTGAGAGCGGAGGAGCTCCAGGACCGAGGGGTTGTCGTCGACGATGAGTATCGATGCCTGGCGTGCCATTGGCCCCGTATACCAGAGATCGCCCCCGGTGTCCACCAAATGGCTCTTAGCGGGCCGTGGTCGACCTTTGGTCCTGCGGGCGGCGCTAGATGGCCTGCCCTGAGCGGGCGGAGCGAGTCGAAGGGTTGACACCGCACCCGTGCCTCCGTTATGTTGCGCCGAACATAGGGGGGTGGCTATGTGGAGCCTGATCAAGTGGCTTTTCCTGCTGGCGGTGATAGCGATCATCGCGCTGGCCCTGACTGGCAAGAAGATAAGGGGCAAGACGATCGAGGAGTACTTCGGCCCGGTCATGCAGTCAAAGGCGGTCAAGGAGGGGCTAAAGGACATCCGCTCCATAGTGGGCGAGGGGCTCAAGGCGGCCGGCGAGGCGATCTCCGAGGACGTCACCGACGAGGAGAAGAGGCAGCTCGATCGCGTGCTGGAGCAGGAGCTCAAGGCCGGCGCGCCGGTCCACATGCCCCCCGACCAGCAGGCCCTCACGCCGCAGGTCAAGGAGAACGCGAAGGTCGAGGCGAAATCGCAGCCCAGGCCCTCGCTCCAGCAGATGCAGGCCATGCCGCCGAAGCCGGGGGCAGGGTCGAACAACAACACGGTGCAGGAGAGGCCGATAGGAGACAGGTGATATGACAGCGAAGACGGATGAGAAGGTCGAGAAGAAGGCCGCGAAAAAGTCTGAGACCGCCTCCGGCGCCGGAGAGAAGCGCTGCAGCGTCGAGGGATGCAAGCGCCCCTATCAGGCGAAGGGCTACTGCGTGACCCACTACAGGAAGTGGCGCCGCGGCGAGCTCGACAAGAAGCCCCGCTACAGGACCTGCGGCGAGGAGAACTGCAGGAAGCCGGCTTACAGAAAGGGCTACTGCGAGCAGCACTACTCCGCGTGGAGCGCCTCGAAGAAGCCGCAGGCCCCTGCTGCCGTTGAGACGCCGGCAGCGACCCCGGCCGAGACCCCGGCAGAGACGCCGAAGGCCGAAGAGGCCCAGGTCTAGAACGCGCGGAAATTCCAAGCACCAAATTACAAATTTCAAATAATTACCAAATTCCAATGACCAAACGGTTCTGTTTGGTGATTGGAATTTGGTTATTGGTGCTTATTTGGAATTTGGTGCTTGGTCATTGGAATTTATGAAGAAGCAGATCTTCATGGACGGATTTCGCCTCATGCTCGAGCGCTTCGGTCCCCGCGGCTGGTGGCCGGGCGAGACCCCGTTCGAGGTCATGGTCGGCGCGATCCTCACTCAGAACACCAACTGGAAGAACGTCGAAAAGGCGATAGCGAATTTGAAGCGTGAAGGCGTGCTCGATCCGCAGGAGCTGCTCGATCTCTCGCCCGCGCGCCTCGCTTCGCTCATACGCCCCGCCGGCTACTTTCGCGTGAAGGCGAAGAGGCTGCGCTCGTTCCTCAAATATTTTGTCGAGAACTACGAAGGGAACGCGAGGAAGATGGCGAAGAGAGAGCTGCCCAAGCTCAGGGAGGAGCTGCTCGCTGTGAACGGCATCGGTCCCGAGACGGCGGACTCCATCCTGCTCTATGCGCTGAAGAAGCCGGTCTTTGTGATCGACGCCTACACAAAGCGCATACTCTCTCGCCACGGCCTCTGCGCGGAGGAGGACACCTACGACGACCTGCAGGCGCTCTTCATGGATCGAATCGAAGGGGACATCCCGCTCTACAACGAGTATCACGCGCTGATAGTGGAGACGGGAAAGGACTACTGCCGCACCAACCCCCGCTGCGAGGAGTGCCCATTGAACGGCTGGAACGGACTCCCTTGATCGGGACAGCCAGTCACGAGTCACGAGTCACGGATCAGGCCGGCTTCACCACCGCCATCACGTACGCCTCCGGCCTGATGTACTTCTTCGCGACCCGGAGGACGTCGTCGGCGGTGACCTCCATGATGTGCGAGGGGTAGCGCTCGACCTCGTTCGGCCCCAGGCCGTAGAGGGTGTTGAAGGTGTGGATGGACGCCAGAGAGCCGTTGCGCTGCAGGTCCAGCTCGTAGGTGCCGACTATGTACTGCCTGGAGCGGGCAAGTTCGTCGTAGTCCGCTTTATCATGGCAGATGGCGGAGAGCTGATCCAGGATCGCGGCCTTTGCAGTCTCGACCTTGCCGGGATCGGTGCCGATGTAGACCGCGAAGTATCCCGGCTCTA
The Pseudomonadota bacterium DNA segment above includes these coding regions:
- a CDS encoding endonuclease III domain-containing protein, which codes for MKKQIFMDGFRLMLERFGPRGWWPGETPFEVMVGAILTQNTNWKNVEKAIANLKREGVLDPQELLDLSPARLASLIRPAGYFRVKAKRLRSFLKYFVENYEGNARKMAKRELPKLREELLAVNGIGPETADSILLYALKKPVFVIDAYTKRILSRHGLCAEEDTYDDLQALFMDRIEGDIPLYNEYHALIVETGKDYCRTNPRCEECPLNGWNGLP